CCTTCAGATCTGAACAGGACTGTTGCTTGCAATAGGAGGCACGTCAAGCAATTTCAGATGAGCCCGGTCGGTCAATCCTGGCTGATCGGCAGGACGTAGTTCTCGAACTCGGTATCCTTGCGAAAGCCCATGGACTCGTAGGTCTTCATCGCTACCTCGTTGTCGCTGCTGGTGGATACGCGCATGCGCACGGCGTTGGTTTCCTTCGCCATCTTCTTGGCTTCGCGCATCAGGTGGTCGGCCACCAGCATGCGTCGGGAATCCTCGGCAACGTAGATATCGTTGAGGATCCACACACGTTTGAGCGACAGCGAGGAAAAACTCGGGTAGAGCTGGCAGAAACCCAGCAGCTTGCTGTTGTCGTCATCCGGCAGGGCCAGGTAGATCACCGATTCACCGCGTTTGAGGCGCTTCTCGAGAAAACTGCGCGAGGTGTCCGGGTAGGGCAGTTGCCCATAGAACTCGCGATAGGTGACGAACAGCGGGGTGAGCAGGTCGAGGTGTTCCAGGGTTGCCTTGATGATGCGCATGAGCAGGCCTCAGAGTCCATGTGGGAACGGGGGGATGCAAGCTGCCTCGTACCGGCATGCTGCCCCAAGGCAGCCTAGAAGCGCAATCCGCCTTGGGTTACATGTTTTCTACCCTTCACCGAGCAGGAAGTTTCCGCATTTGCTGGACGAGTTTTCGCTGTCGATGCTGTGGACCTCGGCTTCATCCTTCAGGTTCACCCCTGAAAGCTGTCGGCGACAGGCCTCGCGCATCAGGTACAGCAGGCGATGCGCGGCCATGC
The Pseudomonas putida genome window above contains:
- a CDS encoding GNAT family N-acetyltransferase is translated as MRIIKATLEHLDLLTPLFVTYREFYGQLPYPDTSRSFLEKRLKRGESVIYLALPDDDNSKLLGFCQLYPSFSSLSLKRVWILNDIYVAEDSRRMLVADHLMREAKKMAKETNAVRMRVSTSSDNEVAMKTYESMGFRKDTEFENYVLPISQD